In one Leptogranulimonas caecicola genomic region, the following are encoded:
- the nifJ gene encoding pyruvate:ferredoxin (flavodoxin) oxidoreductase: MARKFKSMDGNEAAAWVSYAFTEVASIYPITPSSPMADHVDQWAAQGLKNIFGTPVKIQEMESEAGAAGAVHGSLGAGALTTSYTASQGLLLMIPNMYKMAGEGLPNVLHVSARTVATQALNIFGDHSDVMACRQTGYAMLAEGNVQEVMDLAPVAHLAAIEGSVPFLNFFDGFRTSHEIQKVATWDFEDLKDMVDMDAVQAFRDHALNPEHPTARGSHENGDIFFQHREACNSAYNALPQIVQGYMDKINEKLGTSYHLFDYYGAADADRVVVCMGSFCDTLEEVIDYLNAHGEKVGLVKVRLYRPWSVEDFAAALPKTVKKIAVLDRTKEPGSIGEPLYQDVITSLVEAGITEIPVIGGRYGLGSKDEPPAAAFAVYEELKKDEPKREFTIGIEDDVTFLSLPMDPDAPNTAAPGTIECKFWGLGGDGTVGANKNSIKIIGDHTDKYVQAYFQYDSKKTGGVTVSHLRFGDSPIRAPYYVTKADFVACHNPSYIIKGFKMVRDVKPGGIFLVNSQWSDEEFAEHLPAEAKRYIAENNVNVYLIDAIDLAQKVGMGKRTNTVLQSAFFALADILPAEEALQYMKDAATKSYSKKGDAVVAANHKAIDAGATAFHKFEVPADWANATEVVEDETLRGRDAIVEQVQKIMNPINRMDGDSLPVSAFAKNADGAWELGASAYEKRGTAVMVPRWDPEKCIQCNNCAYVCPHAAIRPIVMDAEEQANAPEAMKTLELKVPKNTGYTFTVAVSPLDCMGCYNCLSACPKSTQEDGGALTMVSQAEEADQIPVWDYAVNDVTEKRELFSDKNTRGSQFSMPMLEFSGSCAGCAETSYARLVTQLFGDRMFISNATGCSSIWGNPAATSPFTCNAAGHGPAWNNSLFEDNAEHGLGLLIGYKAEQNRLAAQTEKLLEVEGLPEGLKEAATAWLENRDTTGISQQVSADYASALVKSDNPVAEDIAANKSYLSKKSFWIFGGDGWAYDIGFGGLDHVLASGENVNVFVFDTEVYSNTGGQASKASNLGQVAQFAASGKSIKKKPLAEMMMSYGYVYVAQVAMGANPSQLLKALAEAEAYDGPSLIIGYSPCEMHSIKKGGMLHCQEEQKRAVDCGYWNLFRFNPAAPAGKRFVLDSKAPKGGYQEFLENENRYASLRRFFPDRASELFAENEQAAMDRYEHLLKLQSMYDQADEPAEK, from the coding sequence ATGGCAAGAAAATTCAAGTCAATGGATGGCAACGAGGCCGCAGCCTGGGTCTCTTATGCCTTCACCGAGGTGGCGAGCATTTATCCCATCACGCCATCCAGCCCCATGGCTGATCATGTGGATCAGTGGGCTGCTCAGGGTCTCAAGAACATCTTTGGCACCCCGGTGAAAATCCAGGAGATGGAGTCTGAGGCCGGCGCCGCCGGCGCTGTTCACGGCTCTCTGGGCGCTGGCGCCCTCACCACCAGCTACACGGCCTCCCAGGGTCTGCTGCTGATGATCCCCAACATGTACAAGATGGCCGGCGAGGGCCTGCCCAACGTGCTGCATGTGAGCGCCCGTACCGTGGCCACCCAGGCCCTCAACATCTTTGGCGACCACTCCGACGTTATGGCTTGCCGCCAGACCGGCTATGCCATGCTGGCTGAGGGCAACGTCCAGGAGGTCATGGACCTGGCTCCTGTGGCCCACCTGGCCGCCATCGAGGGCAGCGTGCCCTTCCTCAACTTCTTCGATGGCTTCCGCACCTCTCACGAGATCCAGAAGGTGGCCACCTGGGATTTCGAGGACCTCAAGGACATGGTCGACATGGACGCCGTCCAGGCCTTCCGCGACCATGCGCTCAACCCCGAGCACCCCACCGCCCGCGGCTCCCACGAGAACGGCGACATCTTCTTCCAGCATCGCGAGGCGTGCAACAGCGCGTACAACGCGCTGCCCCAGATCGTCCAGGGCTACATGGACAAGATCAACGAGAAGCTGGGCACCAGCTATCACCTCTTCGACTACTACGGCGCCGCCGACGCCGACCGCGTAGTGGTCTGCATGGGCTCCTTCTGCGACACCCTGGAAGAGGTCATCGACTACCTCAACGCTCACGGCGAGAAGGTAGGCCTCGTCAAGGTGCGCCTCTATCGTCCTTGGTCTGTAGAGGACTTCGCCGCTGCTCTGCCCAAGACCGTCAAGAAGATCGCCGTGCTCGACCGCACCAAGGAGCCCGGCTCCATTGGCGAGCCTCTCTACCAGGACGTCATCACCTCCCTGGTAGAGGCCGGCATCACCGAGATCCCCGTCATCGGCGGTCGCTACGGCCTGGGCTCCAAGGACGAGCCTCCTGCAGCCGCCTTCGCCGTCTACGAGGAGCTCAAGAAGGATGAGCCCAAGCGCGAGTTCACCATCGGCATCGAGGATGACGTCACCTTCCTCTCCCTGCCTATGGACCCGGATGCCCCCAACACCGCTGCCCCTGGCACCATCGAGTGCAAGTTCTGGGGCCTGGGCGGCGACGGCACCGTGGGCGCCAACAAGAACTCCATCAAGATCATCGGCGACCACACCGACAAGTACGTGCAGGCCTACTTCCAGTACGACTCCAAGAAGACCGGCGGCGTGACCGTAAGCCACCTGCGCTTTGGCGACTCTCCCATCCGCGCTCCTTACTACGTCACCAAGGCCGACTTCGTGGCCTGCCACAACCCCAGCTACATCATCAAGGGCTTCAAGATGGTCCGCGACGTCAAGCCGGGCGGCATCTTCCTGGTGAACTCCCAGTGGTCCGACGAGGAGTTCGCCGAGCACCTGCCTGCTGAGGCCAAGCGCTATATTGCCGAGAACAACGTCAACGTCTACCTGATCGATGCCATCGACTTGGCCCAGAAGGTGGGCATGGGCAAGCGCACCAACACCGTGCTGCAGTCCGCCTTCTTCGCCCTGGCAGACATCCTGCCTGCCGAGGAGGCCCTCCAGTACATGAAGGACGCCGCCACCAAGTCTTACTCAAAGAAGGGCGACGCCGTGGTGGCCGCCAACCACAAGGCTATCGACGCCGGCGCCACCGCCTTCCACAAGTTCGAGGTGCCCGCTGACTGGGCCAACGCCACCGAGGTCGTCGAGGACGAGACCCTGCGTGGCCGCGACGCCATCGTCGAGCAGGTCCAAAAGATCATGAACCCCATCAACCGCATGGACGGCGACAGCCTGCCTGTGAGCGCCTTCGCAAAGAACGCCGACGGCGCCTGGGAGCTCGGTGCTTCCGCCTACGAGAAGCGCGGCACTGCAGTTATGGTTCCTCGCTGGGATCCCGAGAAGTGCATCCAGTGCAACAACTGCGCCTATGTGTGCCCCCACGCCGCCATCCGTCCCATCGTCATGGACGCCGAGGAGCAGGCCAACGCTCCTGAGGCCATGAAGACTCTGGAGCTCAAGGTCCCCAAGAACACCGGCTACACCTTCACGGTTGCCGTGTCCCCGCTGGACTGCATGGGTTGCTACAACTGCCTCTCCGCATGCCCCAAGTCCACCCAGGAGGACGGTGGCGCCCTCACCATGGTGTCTCAGGCCGAGGAAGCCGACCAGATTCCTGTCTGGGACTACGCGGTCAACGATGTCACCGAGAAGCGCGAGCTCTTTAGCGACAAGAACACCCGCGGCAGCCAGTTCTCCATGCCCATGTTGGAGTTCTCTGGCTCTTGCGCCGGCTGCGCCGAGACCAGCTATGCTCGTCTCGTCACCCAGCTCTTCGGCGACCGTATGTTCATTTCCAACGCCACTGGTTGCTCCTCCATCTGGGGCAATCCTGCGGCCACCTCTCCCTTCACCTGCAACGCTGCCGGTCACGGCCCTGCCTGGAACAACTCCCTGTTCGAGGACAACGCCGAGCATGGCCTGGGCTTGCTCATCGGCTACAAGGCCGAGCAGAACCGCCTGGCCGCTCAGACCGAGAAGCTGCTGGAGGTCGAGGGCCTGCCCGAGGGCCTCAAAGAGGCTGCTACCGCATGGCTCGAGAACAGGGACACCACTGGCATCTCCCAGCAGGTCTCCGCTGACTATGCCTCTGCCTTGGTAAAGAGCGACAACCCCGTAGCCGAGGACATTGCCGCCAACAAGTCCTACCTGTCCAAGAAGTCCTTCTGGATCTTCGGCGGCGACGGCTGGGCTTATGACATCGGCTTTGGCGGCCTCGATCACGTGCTGGCTTCCGGCGAGAACGTGAATGTCTTCGTCTTCGACACCGAGGTCTACTCCAACACCGGCGGCCAGGCCTCCAAGGCGTCCAACCTGGGCCAGGTTGCCCAGTTCGCCGCCTCCGGCAAGTCCATCAAGAAAAAGCCGCTGGCTGAGATGATGATGAGCTACGGCTACGTCTATGTGGCTCAGGTGGCCATGGGCGCCAATCCCTCCCAGCTGCTCAAGGCCCTTGCTGAGGCCGAGGCCTACGACGGCCCTTCCCTCATCATCGGCTACAGCCCCTGCGAGATGCACTCCATCAAGAAGGGCGGCATGCTGCACTGCCAGGAGGAGCAGAAGCGCGCCGTGGATTGCGGCTACTGGAACCTGTTCCGCTTCAACCCCGCCGCTCCCGCCGGCAAGCGTTTTGTCTTGGATTCCAAGGCGCCCAAGGGCGGTTACCAGGAGTTCCTGGAGAACGAGAACCGCTATGCCTCGCTGCGCCGTTTCTTCCCGGACCGCGCTTCCGAGCTGTTCGCCGAGAACGAGCAGGCTGCCATGGATCGCTACGAGCACCTGCTCAAGCTGCAGTCCATGTATGATCAGGCAGACGAGCCTGCCGAGAAGTAA
- a CDS encoding YitT family protein, whose amino-acid sequence MDMPLIPPGINATPEDKANGERMRRRRELPSFRRTFFFVNMGLLLTAIGIVIFKAPNHFALGGTSGLSIILSTLLPQFDVGDFMWMLNVVLVVAGLILLDLRTMGWTVFASFALSFYVSLIEIIWPRVTPLTSNPLLELCFAVMLPAMGSALVFNVGASTGGTDILALILKRRTHLRVGQALLATDGAIVAVAVFLYGAETGLLCILGLLAKTLIVDNAIEGFNQSKVCTVLCPDPAAAIDFLVNQLYRTATLTQVQGAFSGKPMTQITVVLSRPEAVRFRAFLAEHEPQSFMTMVSSSEIIGRGFRSI is encoded by the coding sequence ATGGACATGCCCCTGATACCTCCAGGAATCAACGCCACCCCCGAAGACAAAGCCAACGGCGAGCGCATGCGCCGCCGCCGAGAGCTCCCCAGCTTTAGACGCACTTTCTTCTTTGTGAACATGGGACTGTTGCTCACCGCCATAGGCATCGTCATCTTCAAGGCGCCCAACCACTTCGCTTTGGGCGGCACCTCGGGCCTCTCCATCATCCTTTCCACACTGCTGCCCCAATTCGACGTAGGCGACTTCATGTGGATGCTCAACGTGGTCCTGGTGGTCGCCGGCCTCATCCTGCTGGATCTTCGCACCATGGGCTGGACTGTCTTCGCCTCCTTCGCCCTCTCCTTCTACGTCTCGCTCATCGAAATCATCTGGCCCCGAGTCACCCCGCTCACCTCCAACCCCCTGCTCGAGCTCTGCTTCGCCGTAATGTTGCCGGCTATGGGCAGCGCGCTTGTCTTCAACGTGGGCGCCTCCACTGGCGGCACTGACATCCTTGCCCTCATCCTCAAGCGCCGCACCCACCTTCGCGTGGGCCAAGCCCTGCTTGCCACCGACGGCGCCATCGTCGCTGTCGCCGTCTTTCTCTACGGTGCCGAGACGGGCCTCCTCTGCATCCTGGGCCTTCTCGCCAAAACCCTCATCGTGGACAACGCCATCGAGGGCTTCAACCAATCCAAGGTCTGCACCGTGCTCTGCCCCGACCCTGCCGCCGCCATCGACTTTTTGGTCAACCAGCTCTACCGCACCGCTACCCTCACCCAAGTCCAAGGCGCGTTCTCCGGCAAGCCCATGACCCAAATCACCGTGGTGCTCTCCCGACCCGAGGCCGTCCGCTTCCGCGCCTTCCTCGCCGAACACGAGCCTCAAAGCTTCATGACCATGGTGAGCAGCTCTGAGATCATCGGTCGAGGCTTTCGCTCCATCTAG
- a CDS encoding C69 family dipeptidase yields MACTTLLVGKGATYDGSTMIARDEDDGDGAFCPKKMVVVEPADQPRHYHCVISHLDIELPETPQRYTAMPNVDPKEGIWAEAGVNDFNVGMSATETITTNPRVLGADPLVAYQPAQGAQGQPGYLPEKPGGIGEEDLVTLVLPYITTAREGVLRLGQLLERYGTYESNGIAFSDENEVWYLETIGGHHWIARRVPDNAYVTQPNQLGIDRLDLLDATGDGSEYLASADIINFIIDHKLNLAMPQSLAKSALASAVNAMSTDKDRLRGLPRIVNPRILFGSHDYTDHIYNTPRAWYMQRCLNPSDTYDGPDAQYQPESDDLPWCRVPEHKVTVEDVKQVLSSHYQDTPYDPYGTRGNELTRKYYRTIGINRNNECALIQIRPYAPEGLKAIQWTAMGDMTYSTFIPLYTNVHSIPAYLDVASRTTTETFYWENRILAALADAQFGSNWNTVSAYQDATLGQGHAQVEATDAACAQLGGAQLTQALEAANQKTCDLIQKATDDVLASVLFTTSVNMRDRFNMSDR; encoded by the coding sequence ATGGCTTGCACAACATTGTTGGTAGGCAAGGGCGCCACCTACGACGGCTCCACCATGATCGCCCGCGACGAGGACGACGGCGACGGCGCCTTTTGCCCCAAGAAAATGGTGGTGGTCGAGCCTGCCGATCAGCCCCGCCACTACCACTGCGTCATCTCTCATCTGGATATCGAGCTGCCAGAGACCCCTCAGCGCTATACCGCCATGCCCAATGTGGATCCCAAAGAGGGCATTTGGGCAGAAGCCGGCGTCAACGACTTCAATGTAGGCATGAGCGCCACCGAGACCATCACCACCAATCCCCGCGTCTTAGGCGCAGACCCCCTGGTGGCCTATCAGCCCGCCCAGGGCGCCCAAGGCCAGCCAGGCTACCTCCCCGAGAAGCCGGGCGGCATTGGCGAGGAAGACCTGGTCACCCTGGTGCTTCCCTATATCACCACCGCCCGCGAAGGCGTCCTTCGCCTAGGGCAGCTGTTGGAGCGCTATGGCACCTACGAGTCCAATGGCATCGCCTTCTCCGATGAAAACGAGGTCTGGTACCTAGAGACTATCGGCGGCCACCACTGGATCGCCCGCCGCGTGCCCGACAACGCCTATGTCACCCAACCCAACCAGCTGGGCATCGACCGCCTGGATCTTCTGGACGCCACCGGTGACGGCAGCGAGTATCTTGCCAGCGCCGACATCATCAACTTCATCATCGACCACAAGCTCAACCTGGCCATGCCTCAGTCCCTCGCCAAAAGCGCGTTGGCCTCTGCAGTGAACGCCATGAGTACCGACAAGGACCGCCTCCGCGGGCTGCCTCGCATCGTGAACCCCCGCATCCTCTTTGGCAGCCACGATTACACCGACCACATCTACAACACTCCCCGCGCCTGGTACATGCAGCGCTGCCTGAACCCCTCGGACACCTACGACGGCCCCGACGCCCAGTACCAGCCAGAGAGCGACGATCTGCCCTGGTGCCGCGTGCCCGAGCACAAGGTCACCGTGGAAGACGTCAAGCAGGTGCTCTCCAGCCACTATCAGGACACGCCCTACGACCCTTACGGCACCCGCGGCAACGAGCTCACCCGCAAGTACTATCGCACCATAGGCATCAACCGCAACAACGAGTGCGCCTTGATCCAGATCCGCCCCTATGCGCCTGAGGGCCTGAAGGCGATCCAATGGACCGCCATGGGCGACATGACCTACTCCACCTTCATCCCGCTCTACACCAACGTCCACTCCATCCCGGCCTACCTGGACGTGGCCTCTCGCACCACCACCGAGACCTTCTACTGGGAGAACCGCATCCTCGCCGCCCTGGCCGACGCCCAGTTTGGCAGCAACTGGAATACCGTTTCTGCCTACCAAGACGCCACCCTAGGCCAAGGCCATGCCCAGGTAGAAGCCACCGACGCTGCCTGCGCCCAGCTAGGAGGCGCCCAGCTCACACAGGCGCTCGAAGCCGCTAACCAAAAAACTTGCGACCTCATCCAAAAAGCCACCGACGACGTCTTGGCATCGGTGCTCTTTACCACTAGCGTGAACATGCGCGACCGCTTCAACATGAGCGACCGCTAA